The nucleotide sequence TAGAAGTTTAGATTATGGATTACGTTTAGGTTATAATATAGAGGAGAATCAACGGTTACAATTAAATTGGAGACAATCTTTTGGCCGTGATGTTTTACATGCGGGTTTACCTATGGATACCGATGAGGACAATAGTTCAATTTTATCTTTAGACTATAAAATTTCAAATTTGACAGGCTTTATAAAGGAGATGAATGCTAAAGTGTATTATTCTTATGTAGATCACATAATGTCTAATAATAGAAGGCCTTCATCTATGATGACTGAAGCCCTCTCTACAATAGATGCTTCCACCGCTGGTGGGAAATTTGAATTGAAGATGAAACCTACTGAAAATTGGATTCTTTACGGTGGATTGGATGCTTTATTAATTGCTAGAGATGGAGGAAGAACACGTCTTGTAAAACGCAATATGATGGGAGATCTATTACCTCAACCTGTAGAGTTTCAAGACAAAATTTGGCAAGATTCTTATGTGAATGACCTTGGACTTTTTGCTGAAAGCAAATATGCATTATCAGATAAAACTATGCTCACGGCAGGAATACGTTATGATCTTGTATTATCAGACATTAGAGATCCTGAAGCAGATTTCCAGGAATTTTATCCAAACTTAGAGCAACGTGATGAGCACAATATCTCTGCAACGGTTTCCATGAAACATGCACTTTCAGAAAATGCAGCTGTAGAACTTGCGTATGGCCGTGGTGTACGCTCTGCTAATATGATAGAACGCTACATCAATCATTTTACGGTGGGTCAGGATCCATTTGAGTATTTTGGTAACCCTTTTCTAAAGGCAGAAGTAAATAATCAATTCGAGCTAGGCTTACGAGGTGTAGAGAATTTTGAGAATGGAATTGAAGCGTTGCGTTATAGCATCTCTGGGTATTATTCTCTTTATGAAAATTACATCGTACCTGTTGTAGATCCTTCGCTGAATAGAAAATTTATGCCTACTGCGTTACCACAGGAGGTAAAACGTTTTATTAATCTGGATAAGGCATACAAGACTGGTTTCGAAGCAGAAGCAGCGATAGATTTCGCTCAATATTTTAACTTTAAGACGGCAGTTTCTTATGTTTATACTAAAAACAAAGATCTAGATGAGTCCTTACCTTTAACGCCTCCATTAACTACGAGATTGGGTGTTGGATTTGAAAGAAGCAAATTCTGGGCGAATTTAGATTACCAGGTTGTCTCTAAGCAAGATGAAATTTCTTCAAGTTTTAGAGAGCAAGAAACCGCTGGTTATGAAACCTTAGATGTAAGATTTGGTTTAAAACCAATTAAAAATTTACAACTTGGGTTGGCAGTTTTAAATGTTTTTGATGCTACTTATAATAACCATTTGAATTTCTCTTTTGCGAATCAGGCAGATTTTGGAAGAGTGCCTATTAATGATCCGGGGCGTAATTTCTCTGCTTTCATTAAATATGGCTTTTAAAAAAATTAAGCCCTTCAGAAATGAAGGGCTTAATTTTTACTTTTATTATTATAATATATTCTATTTTTTCACTCCTACAAAACGAATCACTTCCGCTTTTCCCTGATGATAATCACCTTCAGAGAGTTCTATAGATTCTTCTTTTAAAATTTTAAATTCAAGTTGAGGGAATTCAGCTTTAATCTCCTCTATAGAAAATAACATTTCTAAATTTTTTGGGCCACCGGAAGATTTTCCTAATTGCGATTTTGCAAAAGCTTCAAAGATCACGATGCCACCAATGTTTAAAAATTGCAGCAAATGTTGATATGCCTCCTTCCGTATTTCAGAAGGTAAATGTGCATAGCTCAAACCAATTGCATCATAGTAACCATTAGTTTCAAAATCTAGTACATCACTTATTTCATAATTAATAGAGACCTCCATTTGTTTAGCTAACTGCATGGCCTTTTCTCTACCACTAGAACTTATATCAAAAGCAGTAACCTCCCAACCTAAGGATGCTGCATAAACAGCATTACGCCCTTCCCCTTCTGCTGGCAGTAAAATTGTAGAAGGTTTAATTCCCTCTAACTGTTCTTTAAAAAATTGATTTGGAAAAATGCCATAAGCATATTTTGAAGTCTTGTAGCGGTCATTCCAAAAATCCGTAACCTGGTCATTCATTATTTCTACGTATTAAAAAGAAAGTGTTTTCAAAACTCCTATTATTCAATACGAATACCACCAA is from Gillisia sp. Hel1_33_143 and encodes:
- a CDS encoding class I SAM-dependent methyltransferase yields the protein MNDQVTDFWNDRYKTSKYAYGIFPNQFFKEQLEGIKPSTILLPAEGEGRNAVYAASLGWEVTAFDISSSGREKAMQLAKQMEVSINYEISDVLDFETNGYYDAIGLSYAHLPSEIRKEAYQHLLQFLNIGGIVIFEAFAKSQLGKSSGGPKNLEMLFSIEEIKAEFPQLEFKILKEESIELSEGDYHQGKAEVIRFVGVKK
- a CDS encoding TonB-dependent receptor domain-containing protein; the protein is MKFIKIALLCALLPMSLKAQETYKKEQDSTRDPIELNTVILIGKGLLNPVLSMQKIDLPKKVVQPKNVADLFSDLNGFSLIKRGNYAIDPSFRASQYEQLNIQFDGGTKVMNACPNRMDPITTHVIPEEIERIEVIKGPYTVRFGATFGGIVNLVTQEPNTLTTGFHGSLSSGYETNGNALVSSLVLQQVSDTYDVKVNAGYRDFGNYEDGDGTEIPSAFRSLDYGLRLGYNIEENQRLQLNWRQSFGRDVLHAGLPMDTDEDNSSILSLDYKISNLTGFIKEMNAKVYYSYVDHIMSNNRRPSSMMTEALSTIDASTAGGKFELKMKPTENWILYGGLDALLIARDGGRTRLVKRNMMGDLLPQPVEFQDKIWQDSYVNDLGLFAESKYALSDKTMLTAGIRYDLVLSDIRDPEADFQEFYPNLEQRDEHNISATVSMKHALSENAAVELAYGRGVRSANMIERYINHFTVGQDPFEYFGNPFLKAEVNNQFELGLRGVENFENGIEALRYSISGYYSLYENYIVPVVDPSLNRKFMPTALPQEVKRFINLDKAYKTGFEAEAAIDFAQYFNFKTAVSYVYTKNKDLDESLPLTPPLTTRLGVGFERSKFWANLDYQVVSKQDEISSSFREQETAGYETLDVRFGLKPIKNLQLGLAVLNVFDATYNNHLNFSFANQADFGRVPINDPGRNFSAFIKYGF